A single genomic interval of Syngnathoides biaculeatus isolate LvHL_M chromosome 1, ASM1980259v1, whole genome shotgun sequence harbors:
- the vps72a gene encoding vacuolar protein sorting 72 homolog a isoform X1, with protein MHKMSLAVHREPRKTAGNRMSKLLDAEEEDEFYKTTYGGFNDESGDDEYNEDHSDTEDEVDSDFDIDEGDEPDSAQEDDAPRRKSRVVTKAYKEPVKVAKPKPKPKRPSEETKKTEKKPKAELKRRIPQEFQDYGARKSVRQSTSEHTRKTNLRLQERQDAPRRRRGAHRDRPLTQEELLAEAKITAELNIRSLENYERLEADKKKQVHKRRRFEGPTIRYHSVLMPLVSPSHLKEENVDVEGLDQDVPVTALPNPAMPSQQPVGGLCSRTFVTFSDDEAFNCAFPRGTQETPQIPVQEICPVTHKTALYRDPVTDIPYANARAFRIIREAYRKYVAAHGFPNASGGMTGRDAASRGTRHRMAVKQSTLAT; from the exons ATGCATAAAATGAGTCTCGCGGTTCACCGCGAGCCCCGAAAGACTGCGGGGAATCGCATGTCCAAGTTGTTGGACgccgaggaggaggacgagttCTACAAGACCACTTACGGAGGATTCAACGAt GAATCGGGAGACGACGAGTACAACGAAGATCATTCAGACACGGAGGACGAGGTGGACAGCGATTTTGACATAGACGAGGGAGATGAGCCAGACAGCGCCCAGGAAGACGACGCACCTCGCAGGAAGAGTCGAGTCGTTACTAAAGCATATAAG GAGCCTGTGAAGGTAGCCAAGCCCAAGCCCAAACCCAAACGACCATCGGAGGAAACCAAGAAGACCGAGAAGAAACCCAAAGCCGAGCTCAAGCGGCGGATTCCACAAGAATTTCAAGACTACGGTG CTCGCAAATCCGTGCGACAGTCCACCAGCGAGCACACCCGCAAGACCAACCTGCGGCTGCAGGAGCGGCAGGACGCCCCTCGGCGCCGCAGGGGGGCCCACCGTGACCGGCCCCTCACCCAAGAGGAGCTGCTGGCTGAGGCCAAGATCACTGCCGAACTCAACATTCGATCGCTGG AAAACTATGAGCGGCTGGAAGCTGATAAAAAGAAGCAAGTCCACAAGAGGCGCCGATTCGAGGGCCCCACCATCCGTTACCACTCGGTTCTGATGCCCCTCGTCTCGCCGTCGCATCTCAAAGAGGAGAACGTAGACGTCGAAGG GTTGGATCAGGATGTTCCCGTGACGGCGCTCCCGAATCCCGCCATGCCCTCACAGCAGCCTGTCGGTGGCCTCTGCTCGCGCACCTTTGTGACGTTCAGCGACGACGAGGCGTTTAACTGCGCGTTCCCGCGCGGCACTCAGGAGACTCCCCAGATCCCAGTGCAGGAAATCTGCCCCGTCACTCACAAGACGGCGCTGTACCGGGACCCGGTCACGGACATCCCGTACGCCAACGCGCGGGCCTTCCGCATTATCCGCGAGGCCTACCGTAAGTACGTGGCCGCTCACGGGTTTCCCAACGCGTCGGGAGGGATGACGGGACGGGATGCGGCGTCGAGAGGCACGCGCCACAGGATGGCGGTCAAGCAAAGTACACTTGCCACGtaa
- the vps72a gene encoding vacuolar protein sorting 72 homolog a isoform X2, producing MHKMSLAVHREPRKTAGNRMSKLLDAEEEDEFYKTTYGGFNDESGDDEYNEDHSDTEDEVDSDFDIDEGDEPDSAQEDDAPRRKSRVVTKAYKEPVKVAKPKPKPKRPSEETKKTEKKPKAELKRRIPQEFQDYARKSVRQSTSEHTRKTNLRLQERQDAPRRRRGAHRDRPLTQEELLAEAKITAELNIRSLENYERLEADKKKQVHKRRRFEGPTIRYHSVLMPLVSPSHLKEENVDVEGLDQDVPVTALPNPAMPSQQPVGGLCSRTFVTFSDDEAFNCAFPRGTQETPQIPVQEICPVTHKTALYRDPVTDIPYANARAFRIIREAYRKYVAAHGFPNASGGMTGRDAASRGTRHRMAVKQSTLAT from the exons ATGCATAAAATGAGTCTCGCGGTTCACCGCGAGCCCCGAAAGACTGCGGGGAATCGCATGTCCAAGTTGTTGGACgccgaggaggaggacgagttCTACAAGACCACTTACGGAGGATTCAACGAt GAATCGGGAGACGACGAGTACAACGAAGATCATTCAGACACGGAGGACGAGGTGGACAGCGATTTTGACATAGACGAGGGAGATGAGCCAGACAGCGCCCAGGAAGACGACGCACCTCGCAGGAAGAGTCGAGTCGTTACTAAAGCATATAAG GAGCCTGTGAAGGTAGCCAAGCCCAAGCCCAAACCCAAACGACCATCGGAGGAAACCAAGAAGACCGAGAAGAAACCCAAAGCCGAGCTCAAGCGGCGGATTCCACAAGAATTTCAAGACTACG CTCGCAAATCCGTGCGACAGTCCACCAGCGAGCACACCCGCAAGACCAACCTGCGGCTGCAGGAGCGGCAGGACGCCCCTCGGCGCCGCAGGGGGGCCCACCGTGACCGGCCCCTCACCCAAGAGGAGCTGCTGGCTGAGGCCAAGATCACTGCCGAACTCAACATTCGATCGCTGG AAAACTATGAGCGGCTGGAAGCTGATAAAAAGAAGCAAGTCCACAAGAGGCGCCGATTCGAGGGCCCCACCATCCGTTACCACTCGGTTCTGATGCCCCTCGTCTCGCCGTCGCATCTCAAAGAGGAGAACGTAGACGTCGAAGG GTTGGATCAGGATGTTCCCGTGACGGCGCTCCCGAATCCCGCCATGCCCTCACAGCAGCCTGTCGGTGGCCTCTGCTCGCGCACCTTTGTGACGTTCAGCGACGACGAGGCGTTTAACTGCGCGTTCCCGCGCGGCACTCAGGAGACTCCCCAGATCCCAGTGCAGGAAATCTGCCCCGTCACTCACAAGACGGCGCTGTACCGGGACCCGGTCACGGACATCCCGTACGCCAACGCGCGGGCCTTCCGCATTATCCGCGAGGCCTACCGTAAGTACGTGGCCGCTCACGGGTTTCCCAACGCGTCGGGAGGGATGACGGGACGGGATGCGGCGTCGAGAGGCACGCGCCACAGGATGGCGGTCAAGCAAAGTACACTTGCCACGtaa